One part of the Paracoccus sp. MBLB3053 genome encodes these proteins:
- a CDS encoding ABC transporter permease, which produces MARALDPHAAIATEATGLDAAGTLQTADGQPLSKALARSSRRARRRAFMLVLPLLLFILITFVMPIGQMLQRSVKNDGFSANMPQISAWFDANPRGSEPDEAAWAALAADLQASAEAKTIGVVGTRINYDMPGTRSLFTSAGRKVRGGIEPPYRDNILEFDEKWGDPQLWSVMREASSPYTSNFYLASVDRTRDEAGNIIQAPEQQRIYVKLFIRTFWLSLIITGTTFLLGFPIAHLLATLPLRKSNLLMILVLLPFWTSLLVRTTAWMVLLQQQGVVNDVLVWLGIIRDDQRLQMIFNQTGTIIAMTHILLPFMILPLYSVMRTINPSYVRAARSLGATSWTAFRRIYFPQTLPGLGAGALLVFILAVGYYITPALVGGSSGQLISNMIAMHMTQTLNWSMAAALAALLLGGVLILYWVYDRLVGIDNLKLG; this is translated from the coding sequence ATGGCCAGAGCCCTTGACCCACATGCCGCGATCGCCACCGAGGCCACCGGCCTTGACGCGGCCGGCACCTTGCAGACCGCGGACGGCCAGCCGCTGTCGAAAGCCCTGGCGCGCAGCTCCCGCAGGGCGCGACGCCGCGCCTTCATGCTGGTGCTGCCGCTTCTGCTTTTCATCCTGATCACATTCGTCATGCCGATCGGACAGATGCTGCAGCGTTCGGTCAAGAATGATGGCTTTTCCGCCAACATGCCCCAGATCAGCGCCTGGTTCGACGCGAATCCGCGCGGCTCGGAACCCGATGAAGCCGCCTGGGCCGCGCTCGCGGCCGATCTTCAGGCGTCTGCCGAAGCCAAGACGATCGGCGTGGTCGGGACCCGGATCAATTACGACATGCCCGGCACGCGCTCGCTGTTCACCTCAGCCGGCCGCAAGGTGCGGGGCGGCATCGAGCCGCCCTATCGGGACAACATTCTCGAATTTGACGAGAAATGGGGCGACCCGCAGCTGTGGTCCGTGATGCGCGAGGCTTCCTCGCCCTATACGTCGAACTTCTATCTCGCATCCGTGGACCGGACCCGAGACGAGGCCGGCAACATCATCCAGGCGCCCGAACAGCAAAGGATCTACGTAAAGCTGTTCATCCGGACCTTCTGGCTGTCGCTTATCATCACCGGGACGACCTTCCTTCTGGGCTTTCCCATCGCGCATCTTCTGGCGACGCTGCCCCTGCGCAAGTCTAACCTTCTGATGATCCTTGTGCTTTTGCCATTCTGGACCTCGCTTCTCGTGCGGACGACGGCATGGATGGTGCTCTTGCAGCAGCAGGGCGTCGTGAATGACGTGCTTGTCTGGCTGGGCATCATCAGGGATGACCAGCGGCTGCAGATGATCTTCAACCAGACCGGCACGATCATCGCGATGACGCATATCCTGCTGCCCTTCATGATCCTGCCGCTTTATTCGGTCATGCGGACGATCAACCCGTCCTATGTGCGCGCCGCGCGTTCGCTGGGCGCGACCAGCTGGACCGCGTTCCGCCGGATCTATTTCCCGCAGACCCTGCCCGGTCTGGGGGCAGGGGCGCTGCTCGTCTTCATCCTTGCCGTGGGCTACTACATCACGCCCGCCCTTGTCGGCGGCTCCAGCGGCCAGCTCATCTCGAACATGATCGCAATGCACATGACGCAAACGCTGAACTGGTCCATGGCTGCCGCCTTGGCCGCGTTGCTCCTGGGTGGGGTCCTGATCCTTTACTGGGTCTATGACCGCCTCGTCGGCATCGACAACCTGAAGCTGGGATAA
- a CDS encoding AEC family transporter produces the protein MTILFDVILPVFIVIGFGYLVAWRKMFTEVAVDGLMRFAQNFAVPVLLFTNVARLDLAKNLNIGMWVAFYAGAFLSYFLGWAFARRFLKRSPEDSVAIGFCCLFSNSLLLGIPIMERAYGPEALAGNVAIIAIHSPLLYTFGITMMEVTRARGQSLAIGQIAMRALSGVLHTPLIIGILCGTIMNLMLGAGLVMPEGFWAAADMMARAALPAALFGLGGVLYRYRPEGDSMAIALCCVCSLVIHPVVTYLLSRSFGLPTEAMRSAVITASMAPGVNAYLFAAIYDSAKRVAASTVLVSTALSMLTIWFWISVLP, from the coding sequence ATGACCATTCTCTTCGACGTCATTCTGCCAGTCTTCATCGTCATTGGTTTCGGCTATCTGGTTGCCTGGCGGAAGATGTTCACGGAGGTGGCGGTCGACGGGCTGATGCGCTTTGCCCAGAACTTCGCCGTTCCCGTGCTGCTGTTCACGAATGTCGCGCGGCTTGACCTGGCCAAGAACCTGAACATCGGCATGTGGGTCGCCTTCTATGCCGGGGCGTTCCTGTCGTATTTCCTGGGCTGGGCCTTCGCCCGGCGTTTCCTGAAACGCAGCCCCGAGGATTCCGTGGCGATCGGTTTCTGCTGCCTGTTCTCGAACTCGTTGCTTCTGGGCATCCCGATCATGGAGCGCGCCTATGGGCCCGAGGCGCTGGCAGGAAACGTGGCGATCATCGCGATCCATTCTCCGCTTCTCTACACGTTCGGCATTACCATGATGGAGGTGACGCGGGCGCGGGGGCAAAGCCTGGCGATCGGCCAGATCGCGATGCGCGCGCTTTCCGGCGTGCTGCATACGCCGCTGATCATCGGCATTCTCTGCGGTACGATCATGAACCTGATGCTGGGTGCCGGGCTGGTCATGCCGGAAGGATTCTGGGCGGCGGCCGACATGATGGCACGCGCGGCCCTGCCCGCTGCGCTTTTCGGGCTGGGCGGCGTGCTTTATCGCTATCGGCCCGAAGGCGACAGCATGGCCATCGCGCTTTGCTGTGTCTGCTCGCTGGTGATCCATCCGGTCGTGACCTATCTCTTGAGCCGGAGTTTTGGCCTGCCGACCGAGGCGATGCGATCGGCCGTCATCACCGCCAGCATGGCGCCGGGTGTGAACGCCTATCTTTTCGCCGCGATCTACGATTCGGCCAAGCGCGTCGCCGCATCGACCGTGCTGGTGTCGACCGCGCTTTCGATGCTGACCATCTGGTTCTGGATCTCGGTCCTGCCCTGA
- a CDS encoding MBL fold metallo-hydrolase has translation MIRAVILGCGSSGGVPRLGNRWGECNPANPRNRRRRCSLLLERESVEGVTRVLIDTGPDLVPQLLDAAVGEIDAVVYTHAHADHIHGIDDLRQIVYNMDRIMDVHADRATAAALQTRFGYVFHTPDGSSYPPICRMHIIDGTIRVAGAGGVIELIPFEVDHGDTTALGFRVPGQAGGLIYLPDVKEIPEAAWPMLAEPEIFVCDALRRKPHPSHAHLELTLDWIARSGARRGVVTNMHIDLDYDDVMAETPDNVIPAHDGLVLTLT, from the coding sequence ATGATCCGAGCGGTCATCCTGGGATGCGGCTCATCGGGGGGCGTGCCGCGCCTGGGAAACCGTTGGGGCGAATGCAACCCGGCCAACCCCCGGAATCGCCGCCGCCGCTGTTCGCTGCTGCTTGAGCGGGAATCCGTGGAGGGCGTGACGCGGGTGCTGATCGACACCGGGCCGGATCTCGTGCCCCAGCTTCTGGATGCCGCCGTGGGCGAGATCGACGCGGTCGTCTACACCCATGCCCATGCCGATCATATCCACGGCATAGATGACCTGCGTCAGATCGTCTACAACATGGACCGGATCATGGATGTGCATGCCGATCGCGCGACGGCGGCCGCTTTGCAGACCCGATTCGGTTATGTCTTCCACACGCCGGATGGCTCATCCTATCCCCCGATCTGCCGCATGCACATCATCGACGGCACCATCCGCGTCGCAGGGGCTGGCGGGGTGATCGAGCTGATCCCGTTCGAGGTCGATCACGGCGACACGACCGCGCTTGGCTTCCGCGTTCCCGGACAGGCCGGGGGGTTGATCTATCTTCCAGACGTCAAGGAGATCCCCGAGGCGGCCTGGCCCATGCTGGCAGAGCCCGAAATCTTCGTCTGCGACGCGCTTCGCCGCAAACCCCATCCCAGCCATGCCCATCTGGAGCTGACGCTGGACTGGATCGCCCGATCGGGCGCCCGGCGTGGCGTCGTGACCAACATGCATATCGACCTCGACTATGACGATGTCATGGCCGAGACCCCGGACAACGTGATCCCCGCCCATGACGGATTGGTATTGACCCTCACATGA
- a CDS encoding ABC transporter permease — translation MALPTYATKLERVWHYAYLVICAAIFFFLIAPIVVVIPLSFNAEPYFTFTDKMLSFDPEGYSMRWYDSLLTFGMTQPDAPRDMSWWSDAWHNAKWVKAAKSSLIVGFFATIVATVLGTLAALGLSRPEMPYRRAIMAILISPMIVPIIITATGMFFFYSNPCAPLTWIGIDAQCGRLAGTYLGVILAHATLGIPFVIITVTATLVGFDQSLARAAASLGANPRTTFFRIIMPLILPGVISGALFAFVTSFDEVVAVLFIAGPDQQTIPRQMWNGIREQISPAILAVATLLVIFSVALLTVVEMLRRRSERLRGVTPR, via the coding sequence ATGGCGCTTCCGACTTATGCGACCAAGCTGGAGCGGGTCTGGCACTATGCCTATCTCGTGATCTGCGCGGCGATCTTCTTTTTCCTGATCGCGCCGATCGTGGTGGTGATCCCGCTGTCCTTCAACGCCGAGCCCTATTTCACCTTCACCGACAAGATGCTGTCCTTCGACCCCGAGGGATATTCGATGCGGTGGTATGACAGCCTGCTTACCTTCGGCATGACCCAACCCGACGCACCGCGCGACATGAGCTGGTGGTCAGATGCCTGGCATAACGCGAAATGGGTGAAGGCTGCGAAAAGCTCGCTGATCGTGGGCTTCTTCGCAACGATTGTGGCGACTGTCCTGGGCACGCTGGCGGCGCTGGGGCTGTCGCGCCCCGAGATGCCCTATCGCCGCGCGATCATGGCGATCCTGATCTCGCCCATGATCGTTCCGATCATCATCACGGCGACGGGGATGTTCTTCTTCTACTCGAACCCCTGCGCGCCGCTGACCTGGATCGGCATCGACGCGCAATGTGGCCGCCTTGCCGGAACCTATCTCGGTGTCATCCTGGCCCATGCGACACTTGGCATCCCCTTCGTCATCATCACCGTGACGGCCACTCTGGTCGGCTTCGATCAATCGCTGGCCCGCGCCGCGGCAAGCCTCGGGGCCAATCCGCGCACCACCTTCTTCCGCATCATCATGCCCCTGATCCTGCCCGGTGTGATTTCGGGTGCGCTCTTTGCCTTCGTCACCTCGTTTGACGAGGTCGTGGCGGTGCTGTTCATCGCGGGTCCCGATCAGCAGACGATCCCCCGCCAGATGTGGAACGGCATTCGCGAACAGATCTCTCCCGCGATCCTTGCGGTTGCGACCTTGCTGGTGATCTTCTCGGTGGCGCTCCTGACCGTGGTCGAGATGCTGCGTCGCCGGTCCGAACGGTTGCGGGGCGTCACCCCGAGATAA